In the genome of Arachis hypogaea cultivar Tifrunner chromosome 9, arahy.Tifrunner.gnm2.J5K5, whole genome shotgun sequence, the window ATTtcggtaattttttaaaaagaaaaagtttagcGCAATAGTTTTATGGTGTGAGCCATtgaatgaaatctcacaccatcaaatcattattgatggctaattgatggctaacaatcacaaaaattactgcccctagcattgctcaaaATGTTACCACATAATAAGGGTAATGATATGTGCCTTAGCTTCCTCTCAACTCATTGAAAGTCTCTAACTCACAAAGAAAAGGTGAATTTAGTaataataaaagttttaattaatccttctaatttttaaatggataaaaatttatatgtatatttaatttttgaaaacatagcaaaataaaaaaatttccaagtctttttaatttagaattaataggataatttataatcattttaCTATACAAATTACtcgtttttgttttttatttgctAGTATATAAGGCATACAGAAGAGTATCACTAAATCTTTTCTGGACAAAAAATCACAATCGGTTCTATGGTGTAGTGGTTAGCACTCTGGACTTTGAATCCAGCGACCTGGGTTCGACTCCCGGTAGGAcctgtttttttttgtttatgttagctaaattcttttttaaaatcttaaatttgGACAAGAAAAGTTTTATCTTTATGAAAGTGAAGTAAATAGAAACTAAGAAATGTGCCTGCCTTGTCGGGAAGTGGAAGAAGAAAATTAGGGAAATCAATGGCGGATGAGAAATACAAAACCCTAGAGGTAGTAGAGAAGAACCCCAAATCAGGGGTGTTCCACCTTTACTTGAATCGTCCGAGACAACGCAACGCTCTGACGCATGATTTCTTCACTGAGTTCCCCAAAGCCCTGTATGCCCTGGACCACAACCGTGACGTCAACGTCATCGTGTTATCCGGCGCCGGTGATCACTTCTGCTCCGGCATCGACATTTCCCAGTTGAAATCTATCTCGCAGTCCTACCACGATGCCGGGGAGAGTCTCCGTCGGCAGATCCTGGCGATGCAAGATTCCATCACGGCGTTGGAGCGGTGCCGGAAGCCAGTGATTGCTAGTATCCATGGCGCTTGCATCGGTGGTGCAATTGACATCGTGACAGCCTGTGACTTAAGGTATTGCACGGAGGACGCGTTCTTTTCGGTGAAGGAGGTTGATTTGGCCCTGGCTGCTGATCTCGGCACTCTTCAGAGACTGCCATTAATTGTTGGCTACGGTAACGCCATGGAGTTGGCCTTGACAGCTCGCCGGTTTTCCGGTTCCGAGGCTAAGCAGTTGGGCCTCGTTTCTCGCGCTTTCCCTTC includes:
- the LOC112712411 gene encoding delta(3,5)-Delta(2,4)-dienoyl-CoA isomerase, peroxisomal; this translates as MADEKYKTLEVVEKNPKSGVFHLYLNRPRQRNALTHDFFTEFPKALYALDHNRDVNVIVLSGAGDHFCSGIDISQLKSISQSYHDAGESLRRQILAMQDSITALERCRKPVIASIHGACIGGAIDIVTACDLRYCTEDAFFSVKEVDLALAADLGTLQRLPLIVGYGNAMELALTARRFSGSEAKQLGLVSRAFPSKDDLDQAVSVLAQEIAAKSPIAIMGTKTVLLKSRDLTVDQGLDFVATMNSARLLSSDLTEAVAAQLQKRKPVFSKL